A window from Vidua macroura isolate BioBank_ID:100142 chromosome 20, ASM2450914v1, whole genome shotgun sequence encodes these proteins:
- the MMP28 gene encoding matrix metalloproteinase-28 has protein sequence MAGPLRAALALGLLAAAQPAPAAGQRRQAELFLEKYGYFSEPGAGTHSPAEFTEALRDFQRVTHLPLSGVLDAPTLHQMALPRCGTDDGDSRAAGARRAPPARRRRRTAQHGGRWYKRHLTYRVVNWPSYLPQHEVRLAVRAAFELWSNVSSLRFWEAQHGPADIRLTFFHGDHNDGLNNAFDGPGGALAHAFFPRRGEAHFDSAERWSLHSGKGRNLFIVVAHEVGHTLGLQHSPVKSALMSPYYKKLSKDFVLSWDDILAIQNLYGKPSKGSAIQLPGKVFTHFQDWNTDFYSRDRQQRSLSTYYCHSFFDAITADGDHNLYIFKGSHYWVVSASGNASDPRPLQPRWPGLPAGIDACAWSQLSGKFYFFKGGRCWRYAGSKLEAGFPRKCSALGLPRHPDTALYFQQLRRLVLFKGPKYFVVGEEPLGVEPYYPRSLRDWAGLPPATAGALTHRDGSVYFFRDDQYWKFDQAKLQVVATGKWATQLAWMGCWDANSEQGLF, from the exons ATGGCAGGACCGCTGCGGGCCGCCCTggcgctggggctgctggcGGCCGCTCAGCCCGCCCCGGccgcggggcagcggcggcaggCAGAG CTCTTCCTGGAGAAATACGGCTACTTCAGCGAGCCGGGGGCCGGCACACACAGCCCCGCCGAGTTCACCGAGGCGCTGAG GGATTTCCAGCGGGTGACCCACCTCCCGCTCAGCGGGGTGCTGGATGCCCCCACCCTCCATCAGATGGCTCTGCCGAGGTGTGGCACCGACGACGGGGACAGCCGCGCTGCCGGGGCACGCCGGGCAccgcccgcccggcgccgcAGGCGCACGGCACAGCACG GTGGGCGCTGGTACAAGCGGCACCTGACGTACCGGGTGGTGAACTGGCCGTCCTACCTGCCACAGCACGAGGTGCGCCTGGCCGTGAGAGCCGCCTTCGAGCTCTGGAGCAACGTGTCCTCGCTGCGCTTCTGGGAGGCGCAGCACGGCCCCGCTGACATCCGCCTGACCTTCTTCCACGGGGACCACAACGATGGACTCAACAACGCCTTCGATGGGCCAG GAGGTGCCCTGGCTCACGCCTTCTTCCCCCGGCGAGGAGAAGCCCACTTTGACAGCGCCGAGCGCTGGTCCCTGCACAGCGGCAAAGGGCGCAACCTCTTCATCGTGGTGGCCCACGAGGTCGGGCACacgctggggctgcagcactcACCCGTCAAGAGCGCCCTGATGTCCCCCTACTACAAGAAGCTCAGCAAGGACTTTGTCCTCAGCTGGGATGACATCCTGGCCATCCAGAACTTGTACG GAAAGCCCTCCAAGGGCTCGGCTATCCAGCTCCCAGGAAAGGTCTTCACTCACTTCCAGGACTGGAACACGGACTTTTACAGCAGGGACCGACAGCAGAGGAGCCTCAGCACCTACTACTGCCACTCCTTCTTCGATGCCATAACCGCCG ACGGGGATCACAACCTCTACATCTTCAAGGGCAGCCACTACTGGGTGGTGTCAGCCAGTGGCAACGCCAGTGACCCACGGCCACTGCAGCCACGCTGGCCCGGCCTCCCCGCCGGCATCGACGCCTGCGCCTGGTCCCAGCTCAGTGGAAAGTTCTACTTCTTCAAAG GTGGCCGATGCTGGCGCTACGCGGGCTCCAAGCTGGAGGCGGGATTTCCCCGAAAATGCAgcgccctggggctgcctcgGCACCCGGACACCGCCCTCTACTTCCAGCAGCTCCGGCGGCTCGTCCTCTTCAAAGGCCCCAAGTACTTCGTGGTGGGCGAGGAGCCCCTGGGCGTGGAGCCCTACTACCCGCGCAGCCTGCGGGACTGGGCAGGGCTGCCCCCGGCCACGGCCGGGGCTCTCACCCACCGCGACGGCTCCGTCTACTTCTTTCGGGATGACCAGTACTGGAAGTTTGACCAGGCCAAGCTGCAAGTGGTGGCCACCGGCAAATGGGCCACGCAGCTCGCCTGGATGGGCTGCTGGGATGCCAACAGTGAGCAGGGGCTGTTCTGA
- the GAS2L2 gene encoding GAS2-like protein 2, which translates to MWGTPGTGARSIRPYQSSGQYLYAMKEDLAEWLKELYGLDIEVGTFLEVLETGAVLCSHANHVTQVAGEFARACPEVARHLHLPAAGVTCNLTAQPGTFQARDNVSNFIQWCRKEMDIKDVLMFETEDLVLRKNEKNFVLCLLELARHASRFGMRAPTLVQMEEEIEEELRQELDLPPTDPALPRPPRRPRDLNNLDQMVQHLVSRCTCPVQFPMIKISEGKYRVGDSDTLIFVRILREHVMVRVGGGWDTLEHYLDKHDPCRCTSLSHKQAWKARSPQQPVQHEVRLCPAPRAAARSPQPALLVSRSQSPLPPVTWGARVPHGPRSPATSSPEGSGLQPGASPHPEPAQPRRVPSGRMREPPAVPLGRQPPPSRSPARSSSPGHGARGRAPVPSRLSFPNGAGVPQGTSPGKSTPVAAARGRSAAPSPRTVPAPPRSTQQGGKSSGLAARPQETGTPTTATPRAPSPLKVRAPSPLKVCASSSQRDAPGDSQSLKSPREGRQGALGRGRQPSPRNSSSHPPKLDSSVKPRSKASPAASRPPTPLGRSAGGCKVCAAGDNPQGTRQCHPAPNPEAGGAEGPRVPEDEAGGACGPGNEAEGLRGCCRSTQPPGYDRVLEELSRGRQPLRPVGMRSQVPKTPAGAVPQLPAPGEAEQPGVGGQTPRAPRASNVAKPRRCLKKPERVPSIYKLKLRPKVRPRRDHRPGKRPSRIPTPLGHRPPAPRGQHRPPGPPRAPQTGSTRPTAKSSLGDSGTCLTEDDEESWV; encoded by the exons ATGTGGGGGACACCGGGCACGGGGGCCCGGAGCATCCGTCCCTACCAGTCCAGCGGGCAGTACCTGTACGCCATGAAGGAGGACCTGGCAGAGTGGCTGAAGGAGCTCTACGGCCTTGACATCGAGGTGGGCACCTTCTTGGAGGTGCTGGAgacaggggctgtgctgtgctcccacGCCAACCACGTCACCCAGGTGGCCGGGGAGTTCGCCCGTGCCTGCCCCGAAGTGGCCCGGCACCTCCACCTGCCCGCCGCGGGTGTCACCTGCAAcctcacagcacagccaggcaccTTCCAGGCCAGGGACAACGTCTCCAACTTCATCCAGTGGTGCAGGAAGGAAATGGATATCAAAG acGTCCTGATGTTCGAGACAGAGGACCTGGTGCTGAGGAAGAACGAGAAGAACTTCGTGCTGtgcctgctggagctggcacgCCACGCTTCCCGCTTCGGAATGCGCGCCCCGACCCTGGTGCAGATGGAGGAGGAGATCGAGGAGGAGCTTCGGCAGGAGCTGGACCTGCCTCCCACAGACCCCgccctgccccggccccccAGGAGACCACGGGACCTCAACAACCTCGACCAGATG GTCCAGCACCTGGTGAGCCGCTGTACCTGCCCTGTCCAGTTCCCCATGATCAAGATCTCCGAAGGGAAATACCGTGTGGGGGACTCTGACACCCTCATCTTTGTCCGG ATCCTGCGGGAGCACGTCATGGTGCGGGTCGGGGGCGGCTGGGACACGCTGGAGCACTACCTGGACAAGCACGACCCGTGTCGCTGCACGTCGCTCT CTCACAAACAAGCCTGGAAAGCGCGGAGCCCGCAGCAGCCAGTGCAGCACGAGGTGCGGCTGTGCCCGGCCCCGAGGGCGGCTGcccgcagcccccagcccgCGCTGCTGGTCAGCCGCTCCCAGAGCCCCCTGCCCCCCGTCACCTGGGGGGCTCGTGTCCCCCATGGCCCCCGGTCCCCTGCCACCTCCTCGCCAGAGGGCTCGGGTCTCCAGCCGGGTGCCAGCCCTCACCCGGAGCCGGCGCAGCCCCGGAGGGTCCCTTCGGGCAG GATGCGGGAGCCACCCGCTGTCCCTTTGGGGAGGCAGCCGCCACCATCCCGGTCACCTGCTCGATCCAGCTCCCCTGGGCACGGGGCGAGGGGCCGGGCACCCGTCCCTTCCCGGCTCAGCTTCCCGAACGGCGCGGGGGTCCCGCAAGGGACCAGCCCAGGGAAATCCACCCCTGTGGCAGCGGCACGGGGCAGGTCCGCAGCACCCAGCCCGCGGACGGTACCGGCACCTCCGAGAAGCACCCAGCAAGGAGGAAAATCATCTGGGCTGGCTGCCAGGCCACAGGAAACGGGGACACCCACCACAGCGACACCCCGAGCCCCCAGTCCCTTAAAAGTCCGTGCCCCCAGTCCCCTAAAGGTCTGTGCCTCCTCCTCGCAGCGGGATGCTCCGGGAGACTCCCAGAGCCTGAAGAGCCCACgggaagggaggcagggagCCCTTGGCCGGGGCCGACAGCCCTCACCCCGAAATTCCTCCAGCCACCCCCCGAAACTGGACAGCAGCGTTAAACCCCGCAGCAAAGCCAGCCCGGCCGCCTcccggccccccacccctctgGGCCGTTCTGCAGGGGGGTGCAaggtctgtgctgctggggacaaTCCCCAGGGGACACGGCAGTGCCACCCAGCCCCGAACCCagaggctgggggtgctgagggaCCTCGGGTGCCAGAGGATGAAGCCGGgggagcctgtggccctggcaATGAGGCCGAGGGGCTCCGGGGGTGCTGTAGGAGCACGCAGCCCCCCGGCTACGACAgggtgctggaggagctctCCCGCGGGCGGCAGCCCCTGCGCCCCGTGGGGATGCGGAGCCAGGTCCCCAAAACACCCGCAGGAGCTGTCCcgcagctcccagccccgggggaggcagagcagccGGGGGTGGGGGGCCAGACCCCACGGGCACCCAGGGCCAGCAACGTCGCCAAGCCCCGGCGGTGCCTGAAGAAGCCCGAGCGTGTGCCCTCCATCTACAAGCTGAAGCTGCGGCCCAAGGTGCGTCCCCGGCGGGACCACAGGCCGGGCAAGCGCCCCTCGCGCATCCCCACCCCGCTGGGGCATCGCCCCCCTGCCCCCCGGGGCCAGCACCGCCCCCCGGggcccccccgagccccccagACCGGCAGCACACGCCCCACGGCCAAGTCATCCCTGGGCGACAGCGGCACCTGCCTGACCGAGGATGATGAGGAGTCGTGGGTCTGA